A single Notoacmeibacter ruber DNA region contains:
- a CDS encoding vitamin B12-dependent ribonucleotide reductase, which produces MQITRRFTEAGQSAYESIAFRKATSEIRNPDGSIVFRAENIDVPAQFSQVAADIIAQKYFRKAGVPARLKKVEENDVPSFLWRSVADEEALAELPEDERYVGESDSRQVFDRLAGTWTYWGWKGGYFDSEEDASAFRDELAYMLATQRVAPNSPQWFNTGLHWAYGIDGPGQGHFYVDPFTGKLEQSQSAYEHPQPHACFIQSVADDLVNDGGIMDLWVREARLFKYGSGTGSNFSSLRGEGEKLSGGGKSSGLMSFLKIGDRAAGAIKSGGTTRRAAKMVVVDIDHPDVENYIDWKVNEEQKVAALVTGSKIVKKHLAAIIRACVHCEGPDGDCFDPKKNPELKRTIKAAKRDQVPENYIQRVIQFARQGYIDIEFKTYDTDWDSEAYLTVAGQNSNNSVSLKDDFLRAVEADLDWHLTSRKTGEPMKTLRARDLWDKIGYAAWASADPGLHFNTTMNDWHTCPSGGRINASNPCSEYMFLDDTACNLASLNLLQFYDRETRRMKLDDYEHAVRLWTVVLEVSVMMAQFPSRQIAELSYRYRTLGLGFANIGGVLMTAGIPYDSDEGRAICGALSAIMTGVAYETSAEMASELGAFPGYEDNADAMLRVIRNHRRAAHGEADGYEHLAVNPVPLDHANLEDDDLATRAKAAWDRALEKGQEHGYRNAQATVVAPTGTIGLVMDCDTTGIEPDFALVKFKKLAGGGYFKIINRAVPEALRTLGYSESDIAEIEAYAVGHGNMNQAPAINPATLAAKGLPDDKIAMLNEAMKNAFDIKFVFNKWTLGEDLLKDLGVTDEQLEDMSFELLPHLGFSKKEIEAANIHVCGAMTLEGAPHLKDEHLPVFDCANACGKVGKRYLSVDSHIRMMAAAQPFISGAISKTINMPNEATVEDCKAAYMLSWKLALKANALYRDGSKLSQPLNASLVEDDEDEDDLLEELLEAPASARAAHVTEKIVEKIIEREVQVRSLRDKLPNRRKGYTQKAVIGGHKVYLRTGEFDDGRLGEIFIDMHKEGAAFRAMMNNFAIAISLGLQYGVPLEEYVEAFTFTKFDPAGPVIGNDAIKSATSILDYVFRELAVSYLGQNELAHVDQSNFETTALGKGIKEGKTVPVSKGWTRGHTLKLVPGRDAIDAVPAGFAGGSGAPTGANTNTASAKSGNAAATAAASKGGAAVAVALDLNEDPAAFKRDYEERQKDFAEDIALDHQEEGATGLFTEDNASSAEAARAEAKKLEANRRVKALSMGYTGNSCPECQNFTMVRNGTCEKCDTCGSTSGCS; this is translated from the coding sequence ATGCAGATCACGCGACGTTTCACCGAGGCTGGGCAGTCGGCCTACGAATCCATCGCCTTTCGCAAGGCGACCAGCGAGATCCGCAATCCCGACGGTTCGATCGTATTCCGCGCCGAGAATATCGACGTGCCTGCGCAGTTCAGCCAGGTGGCCGCCGACATCATCGCGCAGAAATATTTCCGCAAGGCCGGCGTACCGGCACGCCTGAAGAAGGTCGAGGAAAACGATGTGCCGTCCTTCCTCTGGCGTTCGGTTGCCGATGAAGAGGCACTCGCCGAACTGCCGGAAGACGAGCGCTATGTCGGTGAAAGCGATTCCCGCCAGGTTTTTGACCGCCTTGCCGGCACCTGGACCTATTGGGGCTGGAAAGGCGGCTATTTCGACAGCGAGGAAGACGCCTCCGCCTTCCGCGATGAGTTGGCCTACATGCTCGCAACCCAGCGCGTCGCGCCAAACAGCCCGCAATGGTTCAACACCGGGCTGCACTGGGCATACGGCATTGACGGTCCCGGCCAGGGCCATTTCTACGTCGACCCCTTCACCGGCAAGCTTGAGCAGAGCCAGTCGGCCTATGAGCACCCTCAGCCGCATGCCTGCTTCATCCAGTCCGTGGCCGACGATCTGGTGAACGATGGCGGCATCATGGATCTGTGGGTGCGTGAGGCGCGCCTGTTCAAATATGGCTCCGGCACGGGCTCCAACTTCTCCTCGCTTCGCGGCGAAGGCGAAAAGCTCTCCGGTGGCGGCAAGTCCTCCGGCCTGATGAGCTTTCTGAAGATCGGTGACCGCGCCGCCGGCGCCATCAAATCCGGCGGCACCACGCGCCGCGCCGCCAAGATGGTGGTCGTCGATATCGATCACCCGGATGTCGAGAACTACATCGACTGGAAGGTGAACGAAGAGCAGAAGGTTGCCGCGCTCGTCACCGGCTCCAAGATCGTCAAGAAGCATCTGGCAGCGATCATCCGCGCCTGTGTCCATTGCGAAGGCCCCGATGGCGATTGCTTCGATCCGAAGAAGAACCCGGAGCTGAAGCGCACGATCAAGGCGGCCAAGCGCGATCAGGTGCCCGAGAACTACATTCAGCGCGTCATCCAGTTCGCGCGACAGGGCTACATCGATATCGAGTTCAAGACCTACGACACCGACTGGGACAGCGAAGCCTACCTCACCGTCGCCGGCCAGAACTCTAACAACTCCGTCTCGCTGAAGGATGACTTCCTGCGCGCTGTCGAGGCCGATCTCGACTGGCACCTCACCTCGCGCAAGACCGGCGAGCCGATGAAGACGCTCCGCGCCCGCGATCTTTGGGACAAGATCGGCTATGCCGCATGGGCCTCTGCCGATCCGGGCCTGCACTTCAACACCACCATGAACGACTGGCACACTTGCCCGTCGGGCGGCCGCATCAACGCCTCCAATCCGTGCAGCGAATACATGTTCCTAGACGACACGGCGTGCAACCTCGCCTCGCTGAACCTGCTGCAGTTCTACGACCGTGAAACCCGTCGCATGAAGCTCGACGATTACGAGCATGCCGTACGCCTGTGGACCGTCGTGCTGGAAGTCTCGGTCATGATGGCGCAGTTCCCGAGCCGGCAGATCGCCGAACTCTCCTACCGCTACCGCACGCTCGGCCTCGGCTTTGCGAACATTGGCGGCGTGCTGATGACCGCCGGCATTCCCTATGACAGCGACGAAGGCCGCGCGATCTGCGGGGCGCTGTCCGCCATCATGACGGGCGTGGCCTACGAGACCTCCGCCGAAATGGCATCCGAACTTGGCGCCTTCCCCGGCTACGAGGACAATGCCGACGCCATGCTGCGGGTGATCCGCAATCACCGCCGTGCGGCGCATGGCGAAGCGGATGGCTACGAGCATCTCGCCGTCAATCCGGTGCCGCTCGACCACGCCAATCTGGAAGATGACGACCTGGCCACCCGCGCCAAGGCCGCCTGGGACCGCGCTCTCGAAAAGGGCCAGGAACACGGCTACCGCAACGCGCAGGCGACCGTCGTCGCACCGACCGGCACGATCGGTCTCGTCATGGATTGCGATACGACGGGCATCGAGCCGGACTTCGCCCTCGTGAAGTTCAAGAAGCTGGCCGGCGGCGGCTACTTCAAGATCATCAACCGCGCCGTGCCGGAGGCGCTGCGCACACTCGGCTACAGCGAAAGCGATATTGCCGAGATCGAAGCCTACGCCGTCGGCCATGGCAACATGAACCAGGCGCCCGCCATCAACCCGGCGACGCTTGCCGCCAAGGGCCTGCCGGACGACAAGATCGCCATGCTGAACGAGGCGATGAAGAACGCCTTCGACATCAAGTTCGTCTTCAACAAGTGGACGCTTGGCGAAGACCTGCTGAAGGATCTCGGCGTCACCGACGAGCAGCTCGAGGATATGAGCTTCGAACTGCTGCCGCATCTCGGCTTCTCCAAGAAGGAGATCGAGGCCGCCAACATCCACGTCTGCGGCGCGATGACGCTGGAAGGCGCACCGCACCTGAAGGATGAGCACCTGCCCGTCTTCGACTGCGCCAATGCCTGCGGCAAGGTCGGCAAGCGCTATCTGTCGGTCGACAGCCACATCCGCATGATGGCGGCCGCCCAGCCCTTCATCTCCGGTGCGATCTCCAAGACCATCAACATGCCGAACGAGGCGACGGTCGAGGATTGCAAGGCGGCCTACATGCTCTCATGGAAGCTGGCGCTGAAGGCGAACGCCCTCTACCGCGATGGCAGCAAGCTCAGCCAGCCGCTCAACGCCTCGCTCGTGGAAGATGATGAAGACGAGGACGATCTGCTGGAAGAGCTGCTGGAGGCCCCGGCCTCGGCCCGCGCCGCCCATGTGACGGAGAAGATCGTCGAAAAGATCATCGAGCGCGAGGTGCAGGTTCGCAGTCTTCGCGACAAGCTGCCGAACCGCCGCAAGGGCTACACCCAGAAGGCTGTCATTGGCGGGCACAAGGTCTATCTGCGCACCGGCGAATTCGATGATGGCCGCCTCGGCGAGATCTTCATCGACATGCACAAGGAAGGTGCCGCCTTCCGCGCCATGATGAACAACTTCGCCATCGCCATCTCGCTGGGCCTGCAATATGGCGTGCCGCTGGAAGAATATGTGGAGGCCTTCACCTTCACCAAGTTCGATCCCGCCGGCCCCGTCATCGGCAATGACGCCATCAAGAGCGCCACCTCGATCCTTGACTACGTCTTCCGCGAACTGGCCGTCTCCTATCTCGGCCAGAACGAACTGGCCCATGTCGACCAGTCCAATTTCGAGACGACGGCCCTCGGCAAGGGCATCAAGGAAGGCAAGACCGTCCCGGTTTCCAAGGGCTGGACGCGTGGCCACACGCTGAAGCTGGTCCCGGGCCGCGACGCGATCGACGCCGTGCCGGCAGGTTTTGCCGGTGGCAGCGGCGCCCCGACAGGCGCCAACACCAACACGGCCAGCGCCAAGTCGGGCAATGCAGCAGCCACGGCGGCAGCATCGAAGGGTGGCGCGGCGGTTGCCGTCGCGCTCGACCTCAACGAGGACCCCGCCGCCTTTAAGCGTGACTATGAGGAGCGCCAGAAGGACTTTGCCGAGGACATCGCCCTCGACCATCAGGAGGAAGGCGCGACCGGCCTCTTCACCGAGGACAACGCCTCTTCCGCCGAAGCCGCCCGCGCCGAAGCCAAGAAGCTGGAAGCCAATCGCCGCGTGAAGGCCCTCTCCATGGGCTATACGGGCAATAGCTGCCCCGAATGCCAGAACTTCACGATGGTCCGCAACGGCACCTGCGAGAAGTGCGACACGTGTGGAAGCACGAGTGGGTGTAGCTAA
- a CDS encoding ABC transporter permease — protein MNWYAVWAIYKFEIARALRTFTQSIISPVISTSLYFVVFGAAIGSRIDEVDGVSYGAFIVPGLIMLQLLTQSISNASFGIYFPRFAGTIYEVLSAPISAIEVVLGYVGAAATKSIFLGLIILATAMVFMDFEIRHPFLMLLFLVLTAATFALYGFIIGIWADGFEKLQIVPLLVVTPLAFLGGTFYSIDMLPPFWQDVSLINPVVYLVSGFRWAFYESSDVTVAISLGMTLVFMAIALAIISWIFKTGWRMKP, from the coding sequence ATGAACTGGTATGCCGTCTGGGCCATCTACAAGTTCGAAATCGCGCGCGCCCTCAGAACCTTCACGCAATCGATCATTTCTCCGGTCATCTCGACATCGCTCTATTTCGTCGTCTTCGGCGCGGCGATTGGCTCGCGCATCGACGAGGTCGACGGGGTGTCCTATGGCGCCTTCATCGTGCCCGGTCTGATCATGCTTCAGCTTCTGACGCAGTCGATCAGCAACGCCTCCTTCGGCATCTATTTTCCACGCTTTGCGGGGACGATCTATGAAGTCCTGAGCGCGCCCATCTCGGCCATCGAGGTGGTGCTCGGCTATGTCGGCGCGGCGGCGACCAAATCGATCTTTCTCGGTCTCATCATCCTTGCGACGGCGATGGTGTTCATGGATTTCGAGATCCGCCATCCATTTCTGATGCTGCTCTTTCTGGTGCTGACCGCCGCGACCTTTGCGCTTTACGGGTTTATCATCGGCATATGGGCGGACGGCTTCGAGAAGCTGCAGATCGTGCCGCTTCTGGTGGTCACGCCGCTCGCCTTTCTCGGCGGCACCTTCTACTCCATCGATATGCTGCCGCCCTTCTGGCAGGATGTCAGCCTTATCAATCCGGTGGTCTATCTCGTCTCGGGCTTCCGCTGGGCCTTCTATGAGAGCAGCGACGTGACGGTGGCGATCAGCCTCGGCATGACGCTCGTCTTCATGGCGATCGCGCTGGCCATCATTTCGTGGATCTTCAAGACCGGGTGGCGGATGAAACCGTAA
- a CDS encoding pyridoxamine 5'-phosphate oxidase family protein: MQPSTEPATDMDTVSDAEHRKKVVELVKQARSCMFGTYTREGLHHSRPMAAVSHEYGDELWFFTSAESRKIGEIEADPRVTLHYSDDDNKNWVSAVGRASIHNDRQKIEELWSEPVRTWFPDGTDDPRLRLIRVELETAEYWDSPSSAIVYGFGYLKAAVTGKQPSSGDNKQVKM; the protein is encoded by the coding sequence ATGCAGCCTTCCACCGAACCCGCTACCGACATGGATACCGTCAGCGATGCCGAACATCGCAAGAAGGTCGTCGAACTGGTCAAACAGGCGCGGTCCTGCATGTTCGGCACCTATACGCGGGAAGGGCTTCACCATTCGCGTCCGATGGCGGCGGTCAGCCATGAATATGGCGACGAACTCTGGTTCTTCACCAGCGCCGAGAGCCGCAAGATCGGCGAGATCGAAGCCGACCCGCGCGTCACGCTGCATTACTCCGATGATGACAACAAAAACTGGGTTTCGGCGGTCGGCCGCGCATCGATCCACAATGATCGGCAGAAGATCGAGGAACTGTGGTCCGAGCCGGTGCGCACCTGGTTTCCCGACGGCACCGACGATCCGCGCCTGCGGCTGATCCGCGTGGAGCTGGAAACCGCCGAATATTGGGATTCGCCCAGTTCGGCCATCGTCTATGGCTTTGGCTATCTGAAGGCCGCAGTGACCGGCAAGCAGCCATCCTCCGGCGATAACAAGCAGGTGAAGATGTAA
- a CDS encoding inorganic phosphate transporter — protein MADTFRKDTLDKDLSRVGEIEAATSAVNRPLVGVGIAFLFMVLVITLVSIGLSGSPAMITIVAAAAIGAYMAMNIGANDVANNVGPAVGAKAMTLGGALVIAAVCETAGALIAGGDVVDTISKGIVNPGDLADTHVFIAAMMAALIAAGLWVNLATAINAPASTTHSIVGGVMGGGIAAAGFSTVDWSVMGAIAASWVISPVLGGLIAAFFLYLVKALIVYREDKIAAARRWVPIFVAIMFGAFAAYLTMKGLKKIVTVDGAMIWMIGATTFALSWAIFHPLIRSQSEGMENRNQSLRKLFRIPLIISAALLSFAHGANDVANAVGPLAAVVNATTADSVAAEVGIPLWVMLIGAAGISLGLLLFGPKLIRLVGSQITKLNPMRAFCVALSAAITVIIASWFGLPVSSTHIAVGAVFGVGFFREMWTSRSRRRRRYIAARREASGGTSINMKTSAQDRTVPPPSPEVVRQRRLVRRAHVTTIGAAWVVTVPATAVMSAIIFHILRAFV, from the coding sequence ATGGCCGATACATTCCGTAAGGATACGCTCGACAAGGATCTGTCACGCGTCGGCGAAATCGAAGCCGCCACGAGTGCCGTGAACCGTCCTTTGGTCGGCGTCGGCATTGCCTTCCTCTTCATGGTGCTGGTCATCACGCTGGTATCGATCGGCTTGTCCGGTTCTCCGGCGATGATCACGATCGTCGCGGCAGCGGCGATCGGCGCTTACATGGCGATGAATATCGGCGCCAACGATGTCGCCAACAATGTCGGCCCCGCCGTCGGCGCCAAAGCTATGACCCTGGGCGGCGCGCTCGTGATTGCCGCCGTCTGCGAAACCGCAGGCGCTCTTATCGCCGGTGGCGATGTCGTCGATACGATCTCCAAGGGCATCGTCAATCCGGGCGACCTTGCCGACACGCACGTCTTTATCGCTGCCATGATGGCCGCTCTCATCGCGGCGGGTCTTTGGGTCAACCTCGCCACTGCCATCAATGCGCCGGCCTCGACCACCCATTCGATTGTGGGCGGTGTGATGGGCGGCGGCATCGCGGCTGCAGGTTTTTCGACGGTCGACTGGAGCGTGATGGGCGCAATTGCCGCCAGTTGGGTGATCTCGCCGGTGCTCGGCGGCCTCATTGCCGCTTTCTTCCTCTATCTGGTCAAGGCTCTGATCGTCTATCGCGAAGACAAGATTGCAGCGGCGCGCCGATGGGTGCCGATATTTGTGGCCATCATGTTCGGAGCCTTCGCCGCCTATCTCACCATGAAAGGTCTGAAAAAGATCGTCACAGTCGATGGCGCGATGATCTGGATGATCGGCGCGACCACCTTCGCGCTCAGCTGGGCGATCTTTCATCCACTCATCCGGTCGCAATCCGAAGGGATGGAAAACCGCAATCAGTCGCTCCGCAAGCTGTTTCGCATTCCGCTCATCATTTCCGCAGCCTTGCTGTCTTTTGCCCACGGAGCCAACGATGTGGCCAATGCGGTCGGTCCTCTCGCCGCGGTGGTCAATGCGACCACGGCCGACAGCGTCGCGGCCGAGGTCGGAATCCCGCTATGGGTGATGCTGATCGGAGCTGCCGGCATATCGCTCGGCCTTCTGCTTTTCGGGCCCAAGCTGATTCGGCTGGTCGGCAGTCAGATCACCAAGCTTAATCCGATGCGGGCCTTCTGCGTCGCCCTATCGGCCGCCATAACCGTCATCATCGCATCCTGGTTCGGCCTGCCTGTCTCTTCCACACATATCGCGGTTGGCGCCGTCTTCGGCGTCGGCTTTTTCCGTGAAATGTGGACCTCGCGTTCCAGGCGCCGCCGTCGCTATATCGCCGCCCGCCGCGAGGCATCCGGGGGAACTTCGATCAATATGAAAACGTCTGCGCAAGACCGGACCGTCCCTCCGCCTTCGCCGGAAGTCGTTCGTCAGCGCCGGCTTGTGCGCCGCGCCCACGTCACCACCATCGGCGCGGCATGGGTCGTCACCGTCCCGGCCACTGCGGTAATGTCCGCGATTATCTTCCACATACTCCGGGCTTTCGTCTGA
- a CDS encoding DUF4062 domain-containing protein — translation MKIFLSSVMRDFEDDREAAFRAIRMIGHQIIRAEDFDPSSTSPRNTCLRGVRESDLVILLLGERYGFPQASGLSATHEEFREAAGTKDLIVYIKNMSNREPDQQQFVEEVQKWENGCFTGNYDHPSELTDKLVGVLHRKSLENAAGQPDDSILKKRAISMLAENSIRHNNHRAFLEMAVAVGPEQQILRPSQIDAPELKDFMFSLLFSRASAFFDRNDGSKMHVVDDNLICEQHDRSVTIYPNGDILMSLPIESNNTSQMAIIQENILDQIEMCFSISDMILKHTDETERIRRVAPAVNIHGADHWGWRTRGDANNNPNGIKIRIWGTEPTPVLLQPAVRPRAVLSTQKSEMAEDLTVLLSRQF, via the coding sequence ATGAAGATATTTCTCAGTTCTGTAATGCGTGATTTCGAGGATGATAGAGAAGCCGCCTTCCGCGCTATTCGAATGATCGGCCATCAGATCATCCGCGCTGAGGATTTTGACCCTTCATCCACATCACCACGAAATACATGCTTACGTGGGGTGCGTGAATCGGATTTAGTTATTCTCCTTTTGGGGGAGCGCTATGGATTTCCACAAGCTTCCGGCTTGTCGGCTACCCACGAAGAATTCCGAGAAGCTGCGGGCACGAAAGATCTAATAGTTTATATAAAAAATATGTCTAATCGAGAACCGGATCAGCAGCAGTTTGTCGAGGAGGTTCAGAAATGGGAGAATGGTTGTTTTACAGGAAATTACGATCATCCCAGCGAGCTCACTGATAAGCTCGTTGGTGTCTTGCATCGAAAAAGTTTGGAGAACGCAGCTGGTCAACCAGATGATTCAATTTTGAAGAAGCGTGCAATTTCCATGCTGGCCGAAAATTCCATTCGGCACAATAATCACAGAGCGTTTTTGGAAATGGCTGTGGCGGTGGGCCCCGAGCAGCAAATTTTACGACCTAGCCAGATCGACGCTCCCGAACTTAAGGATTTTATGTTTTCGCTTCTTTTTTCGAGAGCGTCGGCGTTTTTCGATCGAAATGATGGAAGCAAGATGCACGTAGTGGATGACAATCTCATATGTGAACAACATGATAGAAGTGTTACTATATATCCAAACGGCGATATATTAATGTCACTGCCGATTGAATCAAATAATACCAGCCAAATGGCTATTATCCAAGAAAATATTTTGGACCAGATCGAGATGTGCTTCTCGATTTCTGATATGATTCTTAAACATACCGATGAAACCGAGCGCATTCGACGTGTGGCTCCCGCAGTCAATATTCATGGAGCCGATCACTGGGGATGGCGCACCCGCGGTGACGCAAACAACAATCCGAACGGAATAAAAATCCGAATATGGGGGACCGAACCAACTCCGGTGCTTCTACAGCCAGCTGTAAGGCCAAGAGCCGTTTTGAGCACTCAGAAAAGTGAAATGGCCGAGGATCTTACGGTTTTACTTAGTCGACAATTTTGA
- a CDS encoding ABC transporter ATP-binding protein, whose translation MSAAPAQFILDVQNVSKTYDDGFKALQNIDLQIRKGEIFALLGPNGAGKTTLISLICGLAQLKEGTIRVDGHDVVKDFRAARAKIGLVPQELTTDAFETVHNTVAFSRGLFGKPADDAVIERTLKALTLWDKRDNQLRTLSGGMKRRVLIAKALAHEPEVLFLDEPTAGVDVSLRREMWNVVGELREGGVTVILTTHYIEEAEEMADRIGVISGGRLIVVEEKAELMRKLGSKDLTIVLQDPIDTLPAGLERDGLSLEEGGRTLRYSYDTQAERTGIARLMSDIAESGIAVRDVETHQSTLEDIFVNLVEQNR comes from the coding sequence ATGTCTGCCGCGCCGGCACAATTCATACTGGACGTTCAGAACGTTTCGAAAACCTATGATGACGGCTTCAAGGCCCTCCAGAACATCGACCTGCAGATCAGGAAGGGCGAGATTTTTGCGCTGCTCGGGCCTAATGGCGCCGGCAAGACGACGCTGATCTCGCTGATCTGCGGTCTCGCCCAGCTCAAGGAAGGCACGATCCGGGTCGACGGCCATGACGTCGTCAAGGATTTCCGCGCGGCGCGGGCGAAGATCGGCCTCGTTCCCCAGGAACTGACGACCGACGCTTTCGAGACGGTCCACAATACGGTGGCCTTTTCGCGAGGCCTGTTCGGCAAGCCGGCGGACGATGCCGTCATCGAACGGACATTGAAGGCGCTGACCCTTTGGGACAAGCGGGACAATCAGTTGCGCACCCTGTCGGGCGGCATGAAGCGGCGCGTCCTGATCGCCAAGGCCCTAGCCCACGAGCCGGAAGTGCTGTTCCTCGACGAACCGACCGCCGGCGTCGATGTGTCGCTGCGCCGCGAGATGTGGAACGTGGTCGGCGAATTGCGTGAAGGCGGCGTCACGGTGATCCTGACCACGCACTATATCGAGGAGGCCGAGGAAATGGCCGACCGGATCGGCGTCATTTCGGGCGGCCGGCTGATCGTGGTCGAGGAAAAGGCCGAACTGATGCGAAAGCTGGGCTCCAAGGACCTCACCATCGTCCTTCAAGACCCGATCGATACGCTGCCCGCGGGCCTCGAACGCGACGGCCTTTCGCTGGAAGAGGGCGGCCGGACGCTACGCTACAGCTACGACACGCAGGCCGAGCGGACCGGCATCGCCCGGCTGATGAGCGATATCGCCGAGAGCGGCATTGCGGTGCGCGATGTCGAAACGCACCAATCCACCCTGGAGGATATTTTCGTGAACCTCGTGGAGCAGAACCGATGA
- a CDS encoding CAP domain-containing protein, producing the protein MPINRRALIATSLFALAGCSTGRFDANLLTLSGDQAVNELRRDAGLSSLRRDSGLVRAAQRQADAMASKETMSHAAGGPFAERVRPYYRGQYYAENIAAGQSNLGRAVASWIQSPPHRRNMLDKHMQAYGIASAKSQSGKLYWAMVLAG; encoded by the coding sequence ATGCCGATAAACCGCCGCGCCCTCATCGCAACGTCGCTTTTTGCGCTTGCGGGGTGTTCTACAGGTCGCTTCGATGCCAACCTTCTCACGCTCTCTGGCGATCAGGCGGTGAATGAACTGAGGCGCGATGCGGGCCTCTCATCACTTCGGCGCGATAGCGGTCTCGTCCGTGCGGCCCAGCGGCAGGCCGATGCCATGGCGTCAAAAGAAACGATGAGCCACGCGGCAGGCGGCCCGTTCGCCGAGCGTGTCCGGCCCTATTACCGCGGACAGTACTACGCCGAGAACATCGCCGCAGGACAAAGCAACCTCGGGCGCGCGGTGGCCTCTTGGATTCAATCCCCGCCCCACCGTCGCAACATGCTCGACAAACATATGCAGGCCTACGGCATCGCCTCGGCGAAAAGTCAGAGCGGCAAGCTCTACTGGGCGATGGTTCTGGCGGGTTAG